CCAAAAGAATAAATTCTATTTCCATATCTGGCTCTAAGGATTGAGGAGGACAAATATGGAGACATGTCTAAGGAAAATGGGAACTGCAGGTAGCGATCTATTTTTCTTGAAGACCTTTTGACAAAAGAGTGCTCAAATCGTTTTACATGTAAACTAAGTACTAACGGAAGCTTTCTAATGGACATTTGCTTCAAAGAGTCCTGCTTTTCCTGACAATTCTGGCAGTAAAGTTTCTGGTCTGACCCCAACTTCTCTGGCCTTGTGAACAAATCTAAACAACCCGAAAGTGTAGACATATTTCCATCCTCATTCCGTTTGGTAAGCTTTTTACCCTTTTCTGTTGAAGAGACACTAGTGTCCAAGTTAAGTGAAATGTCAACACAAGGATCATAAGTTGTTGAGGTGAATCCACAGGCCATACAAGTAACATCTGATCTCAATAACCCATAGAACACCCTATGAGCAATACATTGACAGTCTTCGTTACCTGTATAAAACAATAGCATGCATTATGCGTttgaaaaacaacaacaattgaGTAATGTAACAAGTC
This sequence is a window from Phaseolus vulgaris cultivar G19833 unplaced genomic scaffold, P. vulgaris v2.0 scaffold_1082, whole genome shotgun sequence. Protein-coding genes within it:
- the LOC137817740 gene encoding ubiquitin C-terminal hydrolase 22-like (The sequence of the model RefSeq protein was modified relative to this genomic sequence to represent the inferred CDS: added 146 bases not found in genome assembly), with product MVKLFVFVSSWWQHSANLASYEQQDAHEFFISMLDAIHEKEGKARNGSKGNEDCQCIAHRVFYGLLRSDVTCMACGFTSTTYDPCVDISLNLDTSVSSTEKGKKLTKRNEDGNMSTLSGCLDLFTRPEKLGSDQKLYCQNCQEKQDSLKQMSIRKLPLVLSLHVKRFEHSFVKRSSRKIDRYLQFPFSLDMSPYLSSSILRARYGNRIYSFGGDESDIFSEFEIFAVVTHSGTLESGHYVSFVRIRNQWYKCDDAWITEVDEATVRASQCYMIFYVQKTLYNKANEDQSHAPNCPGRELFFPIAGFC